In the Bos indicus x Bos taurus breed Angus x Brahman F1 hybrid chromosome 20, Bos_hybrid_MaternalHap_v2.0, whole genome shotgun sequence genome, one interval contains:
- the FOXI1 gene encoding forkhead box protein I1 → MSSFDLPAPSPPRCSPQFPSLGQEPPEMNLYYENFFHPQGAPSPQRPPSFEGGGEYGAAPNPYLWLNGPAVTPPPYLPGGSPFLPQAYGGVQRQLLPTGMPTLGAGDLGWLPLPSQEELMKLVRPPYSYSALIAMAIHGAPDKRLTLSQIYQYVADNFPFYNKSKAGWQNSIRHNLSLNDCFKKVPRDEDDPGKGNYWTLDPNCEKMFDNGNFRRKRKRKSDVSSSTGSMASEKTEAGLLAGSPKTAEAQDILDGAAPGPTGSPEKQPTPPPPGTPCLSSFLSTMSAYVSGPSPVSRPAATTPGLSLEPADKGVQNSLSFSSYTPLTNISGPAGGGEWASPMPSNALGYGGSVLNQFSSPFYGSVSTNSVLYPREGTEV, encoded by the exons ATGAGCTCCTTCGACCTCCCGGCGCCCTCCCCGCCCCGCTGCAGCCCCCAGTTTCCCAGCCTTGGCCAGGAGCCCCCCGAGATGAACCTTTACTACGAGAACTTCTTCCACCCCCAGGGCGCACCCAGCCCGCAGCGGCCCCCCTCCTTCGAGGGTGGCGGGGAGTATGGGGCCGCCCCCAACCCCTACCTCTGGCTCAACGGGCCGGCCGTGACTCCGCCACCCTACCTGCCAGGCGGCAGCCCCTTCCTGCCCCAGGCCTACGGCGGCGTGCAGAGGCAGCTGCTGCCCACCGGCATGCCCACGCTGGGGGCCGGCGACCTGGGCTGGCTGCCGCTCCCCTCGCAGGAGGAGCTGATGAAGCTGGTGCGGCCGCCCTACTCCTACTCGGCGCTCATTGCCATGGCCATCCACGGGGCGCCCGACAAGCGCCTCACCCTCAGCCAGATCTACCAGTACGTGGCCGACAACTTCCCCTTCTACAACAAGAGCAAGGCTGGCTGGCAGAACTCCATCCGCCACAACCTGTCTCTCAACGACTGCTTCAAGAAGGTGCCCCGCGACGAGGACGACCCAG GCAAAGGGAATTACTGGACCCTGGACCCCAACTGTGAGAAGATGTTCGACAATGGAAATTTCcgcaggaagaggaagagaaaatcaGATGTCTCCTCCAGCACGGGCTCCATGGCCTCAGAGAAAACGGAGGCTGGTCTCCTGGCAGGCAGCCCCAAGACCGCAGAAGCCCAGGACATCTTGGACGGTGCTGCACCGGGCCCCACCGGCTCCCCGGAGAAGCAGCCAACGCCGCCCCCGCCAGGCACCCCGTGCCTCAGCAGCTTCCTCTCGACCATGTCAGCCTATGTGAGCGGGCCGAGCCCTGTGAGCCGCCCCGCGGCCACCACGCCGGGACTGAGCCTGGAGCCCGCTGACAAGGGGGTGCAGAACTCGCTGAGCTTCAGCTCCTATACCCCCCTCACCAACATCAGCGGCCCTGCGGGCGGGGGCGAGTGGGCTAGCCCCATGCCCAGCAATGCTCTGGGCTACGGGGGCTCTGTCCTCAACCAGTTCAGCTCCCCCTTCTATGGGAGCGTCAGCACGAACAGCGTCCTCTACCCCAGGGAGGGCACTGAGGTCTAG